The DNA region TGCTCGGCAGCTCATGACCGTCACCGAGCTGCACGGCATCGCGCGCCACAGCCGTCACCTTCGCGTCGGGGCCTTCGAGTACGGTCACACCGAGTCTGGCCAGCTGCTTGGCGATCGAGCGCCGAACACGGGGGTGCAGATAGGGCCCGAGTTCTTCGCCGCACACCAGGGTCACGGTGCGGCCCGCCTCCGCCAGTTCGGCGGCGACCTCGATGCCGAGCATGCCGGCTCCGACCACCGTCACCGCGGCCGTTGCGGGCGCGGCGTCGAGGACCGACCGCAGCCGCTGCGCCTCCTCCAGGCCGGCGATCGGGTAGGCGAACTCGGCCGCTCCGGGCACACCCGGGTCGGCGCTGCCGCTGCCCACCGCGTAGATCAGATAGTCGTAGCCAACCGCGCCGCCCGCCGCCAACGCCACGCTGCGCTCGGCCGCGTCGATCCGTGCCACGGTGTCGACCACCAGCTCGACGCCCTCGGCCAGGACCTCTCGGTAGTCGACGACCACGTCGTGGGACCCGCCCACCACTTGGTGCAGGCGGATCCGATGAACGAAGATCGGGCGCGGGTTGATCAGAGTCACTGTCACGTCGTCGCGCTGCGTCAGACGATTGGCCGCCATGACGCCGGCGTATCCGCCGCCGATCACGACCACCTCAGTGTTCTCAGCCATGGTGTCTCCCTCATCCGCAGTGGGTTCGGCATCAAGACGCCGCCCGACTGACCCTTGTGACAGGCTATGAGGCAGACCACTTCGCAGGCATGGAGCGTGACGCGTACGTGCCGGGACTTCAGCTGATCCGGGCAGTGGGGGCCGGCGTGGGCTCGGGCGGAGGCGGGACGTCGGCGCTCGCCACGCTCTCCACGGCGACACGGGGCAGCCGCCGGTCGAGTGGGCGGGGCAGCCACCATGCGGCGCGCCCCAGCAGCGCCATGGCCGCGGGCACCAGAACCATGCGGACGATCGTGGCGTCGAGCACGATGGCCGTGGCCAGCCCCAGTCCCATCATCTTGACGAGTGGCGAGGGGTTGGCGACGAAGCTGAGGAAGACCACCGTCATGATCAGCGCGGCGGAGGTGATCACTCGGCCCGTGACCGCCATGCCGCGTGCCACCGACTCGGTGGGATCACCCGTGGCGTCGTACTCCTCGCGGACGCGCGAGAGCAGGAACACCTCGTAGTCCATGGACAGGCCGAAGAGGACCGCGAAGAAGATCGTCGGCAGGGGTGAGGCGATCAGCATCGTCTCGTGGAGGTTGAACAGCCCTCCCAGCCAGCCCCATTGGAAGACGGCCACCACGACGCCGTAGGCGCCGCCGATGGACAGCAGATTCATCACGGCGGCCTTCAGGGGTACCGCGACGGAGCGGAACACCAGCATCAGCAGCAGGAACGACACCACGATGATCGCGGCGATGAACACCGGCAGGGTGTCGGCGAGTTGACGGGTGAGATCGTCGGTCATGGCGGTCAGGCCCGCCACGGCGACATTGTCGGGGACGATGTCGCGGACGCGTTCGAGGGTGTCGGAGGTCGCGGCGTCCGCGGGGGCGGTGGTGGGAAGTGTTGGCAGCACGACCGTGTCGCCCGCCGCGGAGACCCTGGGCTCGCCGAGCGACGCGATGCCGGGGACGTCGGCGATACGCCGGGACAACTCGGGGATGCCCTCGGCGTCCACACCGGCGCTGCGCAGATCGGCGACGATGAGCAGCGGGGCGTTGAAACCGGGACCGAAGCCCTCCGCCAACAAGTCGTAGGCGCGGCGGTGCGTGGTGCCGGTCGCGTCGTTGCCCGCGTCGGGGAAACCCGTCTCCATGCGCAGCGCCGGGATCGCCAGCGCCAGCAGCACCGCGGACCCGGCCAGCAGGTACGGCCACGGCCGACCGGAGACGCGGTGCGCGAACCGCCACCATGCCGTCTTCTCGGGGTCCTCGGGCTTCTTGCTGCGGCGCGTACGCAGGCCCCGGAGCCGCCGCCCCTTGTGGATGCGGTCGCCCATCAGGGAGAGCAGGGCGGGCAGCAACGTCAGGGCGGTCGCCACGGCGAACAGCACGATCAGCGACGTACTCAGGCCGATCGAGGTCAGAAAGCCCAGGCCGGTCAGCGCCAGCGCGCTCATCGCCACGACCACGGTGCCGCCGGCGAACAGCACCGCCGCGCCGGACGAACTCATGGCGTTCGACAGAGCGGTGGAGTTGTCCTGGCCGGCCGCGCGGTTCTCGCGGCAGCGCGCCACGATGAACAGGGCGTAGTCGATACCCACGCCCAAGCCGATCATCGCGCCGATCGTGGGCGCGGCCGTGGACACGTCCGTCGCATGGGCCAGCAGTACGATGCTGCCCAGGCCGGCGGCCACGGCGACCAGGGCGAGCGCGATCGGGACCAGCGCGACCACGATCGTGCCGAACGCCACCACCAGGATGACCAGGGCCGTCAGCAGGCCCGCCGCCTCCGCGCCCGACGTCGGCGTCTCGGCGTTGATGAAGACGGCGTCGCCCCCCAGTTCGGCGACGACGCCGTCGCCGCGTACGGGTTCGATCGCGTCGCCCAGGGCATCGATCTGCTCGGGACGCACCTCCATCGGCGGTACGTCGAAGGCGACTTGGACGAAGGCGATCCGTCCGTCGGGCGAGATGGTGCCCGTGGTGAAGGGATCGGTGACCGTGGCGACGTGTGCCACGTCGGCGATGCGGTCGACGGCCGCTTCGACGGCAGGCCGGTGGCGATCGATCCGTTCCCCTTCCGGCACGGCGAAGACGGCGACGGCGCTGCCGCCGGACGCTTCGGGGAAGCGCTCTTCGAGCAGTTCCATCGCCTTCTCGCTCTGGCTGCCGGGAGCGACGAGGTCGTCGACGAACGAGCCGCCGACCAGGCCGGCGAGGGGCAGTACGAGCGCCAGGGCGGCCACCCAGGCGGCGATGGTCACCCACGGTCGGCGGGCGCTCGCGTCGCCGATACGGCGCGTGAGTCGGTTCATGGCTGCGGCTCCTGGGAGACGGCAGCCGACCGGCGGCACCGGTCGGCTGGGCTCTTGCGGGATGGCTGCCGACCGGTGGCACCGGTCGGCTGGGCTTGTGCGGGACGGTTGCCGTCCGGGTGGCACCGGTCGGTGCGCGGCGGCAGGAGGTTCGAGCGGTTCCATCGTGGGCGCCGACGCCGGTGCCGTCTCCCGCCGTCAGGGGGGTTGGGCGCCCCCACGCACGACGGGGAGTACGGGCCCACGTCTCCGCCCGGGGGCGGAGGACCGCATCCGCCCGCAGGCGGGTGACGGTGCCTCGGAGCTGGAATTACGATGGCTTGCCCGGCGCGTCGCGGTGCCCTGCGCCAGGGCACCGGACGCTTCTCGGCCAAGGCACCGGCCGCCTCTTGATGGAGCGACGATGATCCGTACGGCTCCGCATGCCGAGACACCGGGCCGCAGGGCGCCGGGCAGGTTCCGCGGCCCGTTCACGCGCTGGCCGCGGGGCGCGGACGCCGTACTCGCGACCGTCGTGTTCCTGCTGACCGCGCTCCTGGAGGAGGGTCCGGGCGATTCCCTCGTCATCCGCCCTGTCACCAGCGTGCTCCAGCCCGCCCTCCTGCTCATCACCCTGGCCGGCGCCGCGCTCTACCTGCGTCGGGGCAGGCCGGTCGCGGTCCTGTGCGTGGCACTCGTCGCGTGGCTCCCGACGCTGGGAAGCAGCTACTCCGTGCTGGGCGGGGTCGTGATCGTCGCGCTCTACAGCGTCGGGCGGCACGACGACGACAACCGGTGGGGCCCTCTCGGTGTCGGCGCGGCCGTCGTCGCGCTCACGATCGACGGCGCCCTCCTCTCCACGCCCTGGGAGGACATCGGCTTCGGCTACGTCTTCATGTTCGGGGCCTGGTACCTCGGCCGGCGCCTCCGGCTTCGCGCGGGGCGGGCTGCCCGGCTCCGCCAGGAACAGGCCGCCGAGGCACGGCGGATCGTGGCCGAGGAACGCACCCACATCGCCCGTGAACTGCACGACGTGGTCGCCCACCGGGTGAGCATGATGACGGTGCAGGCCGGTGCGGCCCGGATGGTGGCCGCCGAGGATCCGCAGGGCGCCCTGGAAGCGATGGCGGCGGTGGAGGAAGCGGGACGCCAGGCGCTGGACGAACTGCGACACCTGCTGGGAGTGTTGCGGCCGAACACCGAACGCGACGGCCTTGGTCCTCAGCCGGGCCTGGCCGACCTGCCCCGCCTGGTGGCCGAGGTCCGGGAGGCTGGTCTGGACGTCTCGGTCGCAGGCGGCATCCAAGATCCCCTCCCGGCCCGGGTGGATCTCTCGGCGTACCGCATCGTCCAGGAGGCACTGACCAACGTGCTCAAGCACAGCGGACCGCAGACCCGCACCGAGGTGCACCTGCGCGCCGAAGGCGACGGAATCACCATCGAAGTCCTCGACGACGGCCGCGGTACCGCCGTCCGGTCGGTGTCCGCCGCGCACGAGGGCCTGCCCGGCCACGGCATCGTCGGCATGCGGGAACGAGCCCTCCTGCTCGGTGGAAGCCTCGACGCCCAGCCGCGCCCCGGCGGCGGCTTCCGGCTCACCGCCCATCTGCCCACCAAGGGGGAGCCCACGTGAGCATCAGTGTCGTCGTCGCCGACGACCAGGCGCTCGTACGCCGCGGCTTCGCCATGATTCTCCGGGTCCACCACGACATCGAGGTCGTGGCCGA from Streptomyces sp. NBC_00258 includes:
- a CDS encoding NAD(P)/FAD-dependent oxidoreductase codes for the protein MAENTEVVVIGGGYAGVMAANRLTQRDDVTVTLINPRPIFVHRIRLHQVVGGSHDVVVDYREVLAEGVELVVDTVARIDAAERSVALAAGGAVGYDYLIYAVGSGSADPGVPGAAEFAYPIAGLEEAQRLRSVLDAAPATAAVTVVGAGMLGIEVAAELAEAGRTVTLVCGEELGPYLHPRVRRSIAKQLARLGVTVLEGPDAKVTAVARDAVQLGDGHELPSKVTVWTAGFGVPDLAVRSGLSTDALGRLLTDETLTSVDDVRIVAAGDSAAPSDLPLRMSCQAAGPLGAHAADTVLSRIAGEQPASIDVGFFGLCVSLGRHAATVQLASKDDTANRFSIGGRIAVKIKESSYKGLLKHLADEARKPGSHTWPFKDGKRRQLLQAERGEAPATAERAA
- a CDS encoding MMPL family transporter, translating into MNRLTRRIGDASARRPWVTIAAWVAALALVLPLAGLVGGSFVDDLVAPGSQSEKAMELLEERFPEASGGSAVAVFAVPEGERIDRHRPAVEAAVDRIADVAHVATVTDPFTTGTISPDGRIAFVQVAFDVPPMEVRPEQIDALGDAIEPVRGDGVVAELGGDAVFINAETPTSGAEAAGLLTALVILVVAFGTIVVALVPIALALVAVAAGLGSIVLLAHATDVSTAAPTIGAMIGLGVGIDYALFIVARCRENRAAGQDNSTALSNAMSSSGAAVLFAGGTVVVAMSALALTGLGFLTSIGLSTSLIVLFAVATALTLLPALLSLMGDRIHKGRRLRGLRTRRSKKPEDPEKTAWWRFAHRVSGRPWPYLLAGSAVLLALAIPALRMETGFPDAGNDATGTTHRRAYDLLAEGFGPGFNAPLLIVADLRSAGVDAEGIPELSRRIADVPGIASLGEPRVSAAGDTVVLPTLPTTAPADAATSDTLERVRDIVPDNVAVAGLTAMTDDLTRQLADTLPVFIAAIIVVSFLLLMLVFRSVAVPLKAAVMNLLSIGGAYGVVVAVFQWGWLGGLFNLHETMLIASPLPTIFFAVLFGLSMDYEVFLLSRVREEYDATGDPTESVARGMAVTGRVITSAALIMTVVFLSFVANPSPLVKMMGLGLATAIVLDATIVRMVLVPAAMALLGRAAWWLPRPLDRRLPRVAVESVASADVPPPPEPTPAPTARIS
- a CDS encoding sensor histidine kinase codes for the protein MIRTAPHAETPGRRAPGRFRGPFTRWPRGADAVLATVVFLLTALLEEGPGDSLVIRPVTSVLQPALLLITLAGAALYLRRGRPVAVLCVALVAWLPTLGSSYSVLGGVVIVALYSVGRHDDDNRWGPLGVGAAVVALTIDGALLSTPWEDIGFGYVFMFGAWYLGRRLRLRAGRAARLRQEQAAEARRIVAEERTHIARELHDVVAHRVSMMTVQAGAARMVAAEDPQGALEAMAAVEEAGRQALDELRHLLGVLRPNTERDGLGPQPGLADLPRLVAEVREAGLDVSVAGGIQDPLPARVDLSAYRIVQEALTNVLKHSGPQTRTEVHLRAEGDGITIEVLDDGRGTAVRSVSAAHEGLPGHGIVGMRERALLLGGSLDAQPRPGGGFRLTAHLPTKGEPT